CCGATGTCGCCAGCGACGGCATGTTGACCGGGCCGAACTATGAGCTTTTGGGCCGGATCTGTGCGCGCACCCAGGGCACCGTCGTCGCCTCTGGTGGCATCGCCACGCTCGAGGACCTACGGCGTCTGCGCGGACTGGTCCCGATTGGGGTGGAGGGAGCCATTGTGGGAACTGCTCTCTACGTGGGTAACTTCACCCTGCCGGAGGCTCTCAAGGTGTGTCGGGCGCCGATCCCGGCGGACTCTGCCCCCATTCCCGACGCCCACTGACGGTCAGCTCATCGTCTGGCGTTTTCCACTCGATTCGGCGTCGCACCGAAAGTGTAGACTGCCTCATTGTGTGCGTGGGCTCGTCCTGCGCCGAAGACTTGGCCCCTCTGGGCCGAAAACTGCGATACTCGAGGAAGGGAGACACCGTCCATGAGCGGTCACTCCAAGTGGGCCACAACCAAGCACAAGAAGGCGGCCATCGACGCCAAGCGGGGCAAGTTGTTCGCCCGCCTGATCAAGAACATCGAGGTGGCTGCCCGACTCGGTGGCGGAGACCCGTCGGGGAACCCGACCCTTTACGACGCCATCCAGAAGGCGAAGAAGAACTCGGTCCCCAACGACAACATCACCCGGGCCGTCAAGCGTGGTTCCGGTGAGGGAGCCGACGCGGTCAACTACGAGACCATCATGTACGAGGCCTACGGACCTGCCGGCGTCGCCATTCTCATCGAGTGCCTGACCGACAACCGCAACCGCGCTGTCTCCGACGTGCGTGTGGCCGTCACCCGCAACGGTGGCACCATCGCCGACGGTGGTTCGGTGCAGCGTCTGTTCCAGCGCAAGGGCGTCGTGGCGGTCTCGAAGACCTATGAGGTCGAGGAAGGTCGCAAGACCGAGACCCGCGAGGTGAGCGAGGACCAGCTCATGGAGGCCACCATCGACGCCGAGCCCGAGGACATCGTCGACGAGGGTGACGTCTTCGAGATCATTTCCGACCCCAATGCTGTCGTCGACGTCCGTAAGGCCGTCCAGGACGCCGGGATCGACTACGACTCGGCCGAGGTCTCCTTCAAACCGGACTTCACCCAGGCTGTCGAGCTCGACGACGCTCGCAAGCTCTACAAGATTCTCGACGCCCTCGAGGACCTCGACGACGTCCAGAACGTCTTCTCCAACGCTGACATCCCCGCCGAGGTCGCTGCGGAGCTCGACGAGGAGGAGTGACCATTCCAGAGGTGACCCCCAACCCGCGTGTCACGCGGGTCATGGGGGTCGACCCCGGATTGACCCGATGCGGGGTCGGGGTCGTTGAGGGCGGCCCTGGGGTCGGGCTGAAACTCGTTGCCGTCGGCGTCATTCGTACCCCTGCGGACCTGGATCACAGCCATCGTCTGCTGCGCATCCACGACGGGTTGGAGGAATGGTGGGATCACACCCGTCCTGACGCCATTGCCGTCGAGCGGGTTTTCGCCCAACACAACCGCAACACCGTCACCGGAACCGC
The genomic region above belongs to Cutibacterium equinum and contains:
- a CDS encoding YebC/PmpR family DNA-binding transcriptional regulator, with protein sequence MSGHSKWATTKHKKAAIDAKRGKLFARLIKNIEVAARLGGGDPSGNPTLYDAIQKAKKNSVPNDNITRAVKRGSGEGADAVNYETIMYEAYGPAGVAILIECLTDNRNRAVSDVRVAVTRNGGTIADGGSVQRLFQRKGVVAVSKTYEVEEGRKTETREVSEDQLMEATIDAEPEDIVDEGDVFEIISDPNAVVDVRKAVQDAGIDYDSAEVSFKPDFTQAVELDDARKLYKILDALEDLDDVQNVFSNADIPAEVAAELDEEE